Proteins from a genomic interval of Sinobacterium caligoides:
- a CDS encoding TetR/AcrR family transcriptional regulator, with protein sequence MLNLRDKDTSMSSDKRQDILDTALQLFVEQGFHATSTASLAKAAGVANGTVFHHFGSKQGLISTLYLDIKSQLATDILPDEIPALPMNSQDIKLLSASIWNSAIDWAVDNPMKQQFFKTFSHSSVLDQTIRDEAMKKVMGFIEQLIVIGQQQGLLSQFPIELMLENCYGQYTHSAGYFIAHPQHAQSTEHRDAAFAMFWNALSVSTE encoded by the coding sequence ATGCTCAATCTTCGAGACAAAGACACCAGCATGAGCTCCGATAAGCGACAAGATATTTTAGATACCGCCCTGCAACTCTTCGTCGAGCAGGGATTTCACGCCACCTCAACCGCTTCACTAGCTAAAGCGGCCGGGGTCGCCAATGGCACGGTTTTTCATCATTTCGGCTCCAAGCAAGGCTTGATTAGTACGCTTTACCTCGACATCAAGAGCCAGCTCGCGACAGACATCCTACCCGATGAAATTCCAGCACTGCCGATGAACAGCCAAGATATTAAGCTGCTTTCCGCCAGCATATGGAATAGCGCCATTGACTGGGCCGTCGACAACCCAATGAAGCAGCAGTTCTTCAAAACCTTTTCACACTCCAGCGTACTCGATCAAACAATCCGTGACGAGGCGATGAAAAAGGTCATGGGGTTTATTGAACAACTGATCGTCATTGGCCAACAACAGGGGCTACTTTCCCAGTTTCCAATCGAGCTGATGCTAGAAAACTGCTACGGACAATACACCCATAGCGCAGGCTATTTCATTGCACACCCACAGCACGCTCAATCCACCGAGCACCGTGACGCCGCCTTCGCCATGTTTTGGAACGCACTGAGTGTGTCGACGGAATAA
- a CDS encoding type II secretion system protein GspG — protein sequence MSVWSKITLISLLITLALSFIVNHLYWLLPSTLLTLISAFYTQRNANNELNDYCATLGKVCSLLLLSGLSIYTLNAMQSPESRQQRAIAADARTTYLALHRYLIEHQQAPNTMSQLYEVDRYGDPYLEQTLLDPWQQRYRLDEQQGQTVLVSNGPDQKRYSDDDITTVVERSYY from the coding sequence ATGTCCGTCTGGTCCAAAATAACACTAATAAGCTTACTGATTACCTTAGCACTCTCTTTTATTGTCAATCATTTGTACTGGTTGCTACCCAGCACGTTACTGACCCTTATCAGCGCTTTCTACACACAACGCAACGCCAATAACGAACTTAATGATTACTGCGCCACACTCGGTAAAGTTTGTAGCCTACTACTGCTTTCAGGGCTATCAATCTACACACTCAACGCCATGCAAAGCCCTGAGAGCCGGCAACAACGGGCCATTGCCGCAGATGCACGCACCACCTATTTGGCGCTACATCGCTATCTTATCGAACATCAGCAAGCACCAAACACGATGAGCCAACTTTATGAAGTCGATCGCTATGGCGATCCGTATCTCGAACAAACACTACTGGATCCATGGCAACAGCGTTATCGCCTTGATGAGCAGCAAGGTCAAACCGTTCTAGTAAGCAACGGCCCTGATCAAAAACGTTATAGTGACGATGACATTACCACAGTCGTTGAAAGGAGCTATTACTGA